The following are from one region of the Streptomyces fradiae genome:
- a CDS encoding DUF397 domain-containing protein, with amino-acid sequence MAIIQGGTDSWTKSSYSGGNGACVEVKSPVVNAIDVRDSKAPEGPSISFGPGSWNAFVGEVGVGVL; translated from the coding sequence ATGGCGATTATTCAGGGCGGTACGGACAGCTGGACGAAGTCCTCCTATTCCGGTGGCAACGGCGCCTGCGTCGAGGTCAAGTCCCCCGTCGTGAACGCGATCGACGTGCGTGACTCGAAGGCCCCCGAGGGCCCTTCGATTTCTTTCGGACCGGGGTCGTGGAACGCGTTCGTGGGCGAGGTGGGCGTCGGGGTCCTGTGA
- a CDS encoding SDR family oxidoreductase, with the protein MLLQGKTVVVSGVGAGLGHRVAETVVRDGGRAVLGARTEANLAKAAAEIDPTGTSTAFLPTDITDEAQCEALAALAVERFGGIDAVVHVAAWDSYFGGLEDADFDTWQGVLDVNLLGTLRMTRACLPALKRRGGSVVLIGTQSAVAAPSQVRQAAYAASKGALTSAMYSLAHELGPHRIRVNTVLPGWMWGPPVQAYVQFAAHTEQVPETEVLGRLTERMALPELATDGDVAEAAVFLASDRARAITGQSLLVNAGELMR; encoded by the coding sequence ATGCTGCTCCAGGGAAAGACGGTCGTGGTGTCCGGCGTCGGCGCCGGGCTCGGGCACAGGGTGGCCGAGACGGTGGTACGGGACGGGGGCCGCGCGGTCCTCGGCGCGCGCACGGAGGCGAACCTCGCGAAGGCGGCCGCCGAGATCGATCCGACCGGGACAAGCACGGCCTTCCTGCCCACCGACATCACCGACGAGGCCCAGTGCGAGGCGCTCGCCGCGCTCGCCGTCGAGCGCTTCGGCGGGATCGACGCGGTGGTGCACGTGGCCGCCTGGGACTCGTACTTCGGAGGCCTGGAGGACGCCGACTTCGACACCTGGCAGGGCGTCCTGGACGTGAACCTGCTCGGCACGCTGCGGATGACCCGGGCCTGCCTGCCCGCCCTGAAGCGGCGGGGCGGCTCCGTGGTCCTGATCGGCACGCAGTCGGCCGTGGCGGCGCCCTCGCAGGTGCGGCAGGCCGCGTACGCGGCGTCGAAGGGGGCGCTGACCTCGGCGATGTACTCGCTGGCGCACGAGCTGGGGCCGCACCGGATCCGGGTCAACACGGTGCTGCCGGGCTGGATGTGGGGGCCGCCGGTGCAGGCGTACGTACAGTTCGCGGCGCACACCGAGCAGGTGCCGGAGACCGAGGTGCTCGGCCGGCTGACCGAGCGGATGGCGCTGCCGGAGCTCGCGACGGACGGGGACGTGGCGGAGGCGGCGGTCTTCCTCGCCTCGGACCGGGCGCGGGCGATCACCGGGCAGTCGCTGCTGGTCAACGCGGGTGAGCTGATGCGCTGA
- a CDS encoding ADP-ribosylglycohydrolase family protein, with translation MTTTAAAVWGRTEQQDFRSRVRGCLLGGAVGDALGAGAAARTLAELRTAHGPEGLTELAPAYGRRGAVTAATQMSLFTVDGLIRAQVRRDTGHWHPPTDVHRAHLRWAATQRDWGPDERRTDLGWLAREEWLYARRDPARACLTGLGDAQLGTLDRPKNPQAADSGAVVRSAPFGLLVGWEPQLVCQLAVECAAQTHGDPAAYLAAGAFAVVVHGLARGGSVDAAVATALAQLAARPGHQRVTEALEAALDAVRQGAPDAERVTALGAAEDRAEGQLAAAVYCTLVGEDVRHGLRLAVNHDGPSAATGSLTGALLGALHGETALPPAWVAELEGRATVLALADDFAMEMTQGAALHGPADLASGWLTRYPRG, from the coding sequence GTGACCACCACAGCCGCGGCCGTGTGGGGCCGCACCGAACAGCAGGACTTCCGCTCGCGGGTCCGCGGCTGCCTGCTCGGCGGCGCGGTCGGTGACGCCCTCGGCGCCGGGGCCGCAGCCCGCACCCTCGCCGAGCTGCGCACCGCGCACGGACCCGAGGGCCTGACCGAGCTCGCCCCCGCCTACGGGCGGCGCGGAGCGGTCACCGCCGCCACCCAGATGTCCCTGTTCACCGTGGACGGCCTGATCCGCGCCCAGGTCCGCCGCGACACCGGCCACTGGCACCCGCCCACCGATGTGCACCGGGCCCATCTGCGCTGGGCCGCCACCCAGCGCGACTGGGGCCCCGACGAACGGCGCACCGATCTCGGGTGGCTGGCCCGCGAGGAGTGGCTGTACGCCCGCCGGGACCCGGCCCGGGCCTGCCTCACCGGACTCGGCGACGCCCAGCTCGGCACGCTCGACCGGCCGAAGAACCCGCAGGCCGCCGACAGCGGCGCCGTGGTCCGCTCGGCGCCGTTCGGGCTGCTCGTCGGCTGGGAGCCGCAGCTGGTGTGCCAGCTGGCGGTGGAGTGCGCCGCCCAGACGCACGGCGACCCCGCCGCGTATCTGGCGGCCGGCGCGTTCGCGGTGGTCGTGCACGGCCTGGCCCGGGGCGGCAGCGTCGACGCGGCCGTCGCCACCGCGCTCGCCCAGCTCGCCGCCCGCCCCGGCCACCAGCGGGTGACCGAGGCCCTGGAGGCCGCGCTCGACGCCGTACGGCAAGGGGCGCCGGACGCCGAGCGGGTGACCGCGCTCGGGGCGGCCGAGGACCGGGCCGAGGGGCAGCTGGCGGCCGCCGTGTACTGCACGCTGGTCGGCGAGGACGTCCGGCACGGGCTGCGGCTCGCGGTCAACCACGACGGCCCGTCGGCGGCGACCGGCAGCCTCACCGGGGCGCTGCTCGGCGCCCTGCACGGCGAGACGGCCCTCCCGCCGGCCTGGGTGGCCGAACTGGAGGGCCGTGCGACGGTCCTGGCGCTCGCGGACGACTTCGCGATGGAGATGACCCAGGGGGCGGCCCTGCACGGCCCCGCCGACCTGGCCTCGGGCTGGCTGACCCGCTACCCCAGGGGCTGA
- a CDS encoding D-alanyl-D-alanine carboxypeptidase: MSDGGGTVAGESPDKAEQRENAVGGDGKDPRLSVLQDRVDEPTAVFRALAPRTAPEDESSDAEPSGAEDAAEGEAVADVDADVDADEAADADVDDDATELDLEVDVPEAEAEADVEPEDEADEHEADRPEGESWFAARKPAEPRAEEKAEAEESAEEKAAEEEPKPAAKPVDQPTAVFKAFTPPAAKAEPAEDKPAAEEPKPAAKPPVDQPTAVFKAFTPPAEAKPEPTPEAKPAAEEPKPAAKPVDQPTTALKLPPSTFRPLKGDITQEQPRPAQPGPAEPKPAAPKPAEPAAAAPAPVPAALAEPERTRQQPLPPRPPLEILAELTNTPPPPETPLRTTFRRFKIWTPLVLLLLVVFAVVQFVRPLPDPKLVLSANPTYTFEGGPLQMPWPSEGQGAAEVEGVGSLGTYGPQKPAPIASVAKTMTAYVILRDHPIKGKDDGPEIEVDKTAGEQAKAKDESTAPIKEGQTYSEKELLELLMIPSGNNVARLLARWDAGSEAAFVEKMNAAAKELGMTGSTYTDPSGLQSTTVSTPLDQLKLAKAVMQYDVFREIVDMPNVTVDGIPGQIENNNNILLKPGVAGIKTGSSTPAGGNLLWSAYTVVDGQKRRILGIVMGAKDAPQLWQKLELAIQNSLKLIQKAQADVTSAAVVKKDQVVGYVDDGLGGRTPVVSTKDLKAVGWPGLKVSLQLGDGGKKPPHAAKAGDVVGQVSIGTGAGAVSAPVALAKDLVEPGFGQKLTRLG; encoded by the coding sequence ATGAGCGATGGAGGAGGCACGGTGGCGGGCGAGTCCCCCGACAAGGCGGAGCAGCGGGAGAACGCGGTCGGCGGCGACGGCAAGGACCCCCGACTGTCCGTCCTCCAGGACCGCGTGGACGAGCCGACGGCCGTCTTCCGCGCCCTGGCCCCGCGGACGGCGCCGGAGGACGAGTCGTCGGACGCCGAGCCTTCCGGGGCGGAGGACGCGGCCGAGGGCGAGGCGGTTGCGGACGTGGACGCGGACGTGGACGCGGACGAAGCCGCCGACGCTGACGTGGACGACGACGCGACCGAGCTCGACCTTGAGGTCGACGTGCCGGAGGCAGAGGCAGAGGCAGACGTCGAGCCCGAGGACGAGGCCGACGAGCACGAGGCCGACAGGCCCGAGGGCGAGTCGTGGTTCGCCGCGCGCAAGCCGGCCGAGCCGAGGGCGGAGGAGAAGGCCGAGGCGGAGGAGAGCGCGGAGGAGAAGGCTGCCGAGGAGGAGCCGAAGCCCGCCGCCAAGCCGGTGGACCAGCCCACGGCGGTCTTCAAGGCGTTCACGCCGCCCGCCGCGAAGGCGGAGCCCGCGGAGGACAAGCCCGCCGCCGAGGAGCCCAAGCCCGCGGCGAAGCCGCCGGTCGACCAGCCGACGGCCGTCTTCAAGGCGTTCACCCCGCCCGCCGAGGCCAAGCCCGAGCCCACGCCCGAGGCCAAGCCCGCGGCTGAGGAGCCCAAGCCCGCCGCCAAGCCGGTCGATCAGCCGACGACGGCCCTGAAGCTGCCGCCGTCGACCTTCCGCCCGCTCAAGGGCGACATCACCCAGGAGCAGCCCAGACCGGCGCAGCCCGGGCCCGCCGAGCCCAAGCCGGCCGCGCCGAAGCCCGCCGAGCCCGCGGCCGCGGCGCCCGCGCCCGTACCGGCGGCGCTGGCCGAGCCGGAGCGGACCCGGCAGCAGCCGCTGCCGCCCCGCCCGCCGCTGGAGATCCTGGCGGAGCTGACCAACACCCCGCCGCCGCCGGAGACGCCGCTGCGGACCACGTTCCGCCGGTTCAAGATCTGGACCCCGCTGGTCCTGCTCCTCCTGGTCGTCTTTGCGGTCGTACAGTTCGTGCGCCCGCTCCCGGACCCCAAGCTGGTGCTGTCCGCCAACCCGACGTACACCTTCGAGGGCGGCCCGCTGCAGATGCCGTGGCCGTCCGAGGGCCAGGGCGCGGCCGAGGTCGAGGGCGTCGGTTCGCTCGGCACGTACGGCCCGCAGAAGCCGGCGCCGATCGCGAGCGTGGCGAAGACCATGACCGCGTACGTGATCCTCCGCGACCACCCGATCAAGGGGAAGGACGACGGTCCGGAGATCGAGGTCGACAAGACCGCCGGCGAGCAGGCGAAGGCCAAGGACGAGTCGACGGCCCCCATCAAGGAGGGCCAGACCTACAGCGAGAAGGAGCTGCTGGAGCTCCTGATGATCCCGTCGGGCAACAACGTGGCGCGGCTGCTCGCGCGCTGGGACGCCGGTTCCGAGGCCGCGTTCGTCGAGAAGATGAACGCCGCGGCCAAGGAGCTCGGCATGACCGGCTCGACGTACACGGACCCGTCCGGTCTGCAGTCGACCACCGTGTCGACCCCGCTCGACCAGCTGAAGCTGGCGAAGGCGGTCATGCAGTACGACGTGTTCCGCGAGATCGTCGACATGCCGAACGTGACGGTCGACGGCATCCCCGGCCAGATCGAGAACAACAACAACATCCTGCTCAAGCCGGGTGTGGCCGGCATCAAGACGGGTTCGTCGACCCCGGCCGGCGGCAACCTGCTGTGGTCGGCGTACACGGTCGTCGACGGCCAGAAGCGCCGCATCCTCGGCATCGTCATGGGAGCCAAGGACGCCCCGCAGCTGTGGCAGAAGCTGGAGCTGGCGATCCAGAACAGCCTCAAGCTCATCCAGAAGGCGCAGGCCGACGTCACCTCCGCCGCCGTGGTGAAGAAGGACCAGGTCGTCGGTTACGTGGACGACGGGCTCGGCGGCCGTACGCCGGTCGTGTCGACCAAGGACCTGAAGGCGGTCGGCTGGCCGGGCCTGAAGGTGAGCCTGCAGCTGGGTGACGGCGGCAAGAAGCCGCCGCACGCGGCCAAGGCCGGGGACGTCGTCGGCCAGGTGTCGATCGGCACCGGCGCGGGCGCGGTCAGCGCACCGGTGGCCCTCGCGAAGGACCTGGTGGAGCCCGGTTTCGGTCAGAAGCTGACCCGACTGGGCTGA
- a CDS encoding MFS transporter, whose product MSSPSRIELPAQRPSAEQRSAADPGAPESPRSSESDGRPEPDRRPWRRKRRYPVLVATAVAALTHVLWFFFFANSGGDLAAQDAWAEFVGRHPDSAYNLAWYGGMHPVSYSVVSPYVMSVLGVRSTMMIAGTLSAALTALILVRVRAVRNPMACALAGVFAFLCNALSGRVTFGLGMMFAIGSVAAVFCWPHRWRYHRWAKAAVAAPLAALATACSPVAGLFLGVVAAALFLNKRRPGAYAVGLAPVAVVALSAWLFPFSGTQPMSLGSTSLPFAFGVLVFLLVPKDWRTVRTAAAVYSAGTFLTWLIDSQIGSNVSRLVMLFAGVVLLAALPYARPRSRRWYALVLAFAGLNAWIGFKGVDDVIRTAPDASWAREVAPLINQLQVRGAEQARVEVVPASSHRESSALAPYINLARGWNRQADLKRNPLFYDDTLNAANYRDWLGRWAVHYVVLPTGAPDSGAEREAELVDDGLPYLKQVWSDANWRLYAVTDPTPLADAPAEVQRAESDEVVLRLDRPARIKIRVPYSPWLALLDENGGKIEPPQETEASKQAREEADAAGSDVEVPKVFANKEGCLLKAEPDAEGDEWTELVAPKAGTYRLGAPYKLFPRGTACPEELR is encoded by the coding sequence GTGTCTTCACCTTCGCGAATAGAACTTCCGGCGCAGCGCCCGTCCGCGGAACAGCGGTCCGCCGCGGACCCGGGGGCCCCCGAGTCGCCCAGGTCTTCCGAGTCCGACGGGCGCCCCGAGCCGGACCGGCGCCCCTGGCGGCGCAAGCGCCGCTACCCGGTGCTCGTCGCGACCGCCGTGGCGGCCCTCACCCACGTCCTGTGGTTCTTCTTCTTCGCCAACAGCGGCGGGGACCTGGCCGCGCAGGACGCCTGGGCCGAGTTCGTCGGCCGGCACCCGGACTCGGCGTACAACCTCGCCTGGTACGGCGGCATGCACCCGGTCTCGTACAGCGTCGTCTCGCCGTACGTGATGTCGGTGCTCGGCGTCCGCTCCACGATGATGATCGCCGGGACGCTGTCGGCGGCGCTGACCGCGCTGATCCTGGTGCGGGTGCGGGCGGTGCGCAATCCGATGGCGTGCGCGCTCGCCGGTGTCTTCGCCTTCCTCTGCAACGCGCTCTCCGGCCGGGTCACCTTCGGCCTCGGCATGATGTTCGCGATCGGCTCGGTCGCGGCGGTGTTCTGCTGGCCGCACCGCTGGCGCTATCACCGCTGGGCGAAGGCGGCGGTGGCCGCGCCGCTCGCCGCGCTGGCGACGGCGTGCAGCCCGGTCGCGGGCCTGTTCCTCGGTGTGGTCGCGGCGGCGCTGTTCCTCAACAAGCGGCGCCCGGGCGCGTACGCCGTCGGGCTCGCCCCGGTCGCGGTGGTGGCCCTGTCGGCCTGGCTGTTCCCGTTCTCCGGCACCCAGCCGATGAGCCTGGGGTCGACCTCGCTGCCCTTCGCCTTCGGCGTCCTGGTCTTCCTGCTGGTCCCGAAGGACTGGCGGACGGTGCGCACGGCCGCCGCCGTCTACTCGGCCGGCACCTTCCTCACCTGGCTGATCGACTCGCAGATCGGGTCGAACGTCAGCCGGCTCGTGATGCTCTTCGCGGGGGTGGTGCTGCTCGCCGCCCTGCCGTACGCCCGGCCGCGTTCGCGCCGCTGGTACGCGCTCGTGCTCGCCTTCGCCGGTCTGAACGCGTGGATCGGCTTCAAGGGCGTCGACGACGTCATCCGCACGGCCCCGGACGCGTCCTGGGCGCGCGAGGTGGCGCCGCTGATCAACCAGCTCCAGGTGCGCGGCGCCGAGCAGGCCCGGGTCGAGGTCGTGCCGGCCTCCAGCCACCGCGAGTCCTCCGCCCTCGCCCCGTACATCAACCTGGCCCGCGGCTGGAACCGGCAGGCCGACCTCAAGCGCAACCCGCTCTTCTACGACGACACCCTGAACGCCGCGAACTACCGGGACTGGCTCGGCCGCTGGGCCGTCCATTACGTGGTGCTTCCGACCGGCGCCCCCGACTCGGGCGCGGAGCGCGAGGCGGAACTGGTCGACGACGGGCTGCCGTATCTGAAGCAGGTGTGGTCGGACGCGAACTGGCGCCTGTACGCGGTCACCGACCCCACCCCGCTGGCCGACGCGCCCGCCGAGGTGCAGCGCGCCGAGTCCGACGAGGTGGTGCTCCGCCTCGACCGTCCGGCCCGGATCAAGATCCGCGTCCCGTACTCGCCGTGGCTGGCGCTCCTCGACGAGAACGGCGGCAAGATCGAGCCGCCGCAGGAGACCGAGGCGTCGAAGCAGGCCCGCGAGGAGGCCGACGCCGCCGGGTCCGACGTGGAGGTCCCGAAGGTCTTCGCCAACAAGGAGGGCTGCCTCCTGAAGGCCGAGCCGGACGCGGAGGGCGACGAGTGGACCGAGCTCGTCGCCCCCAAGGCCGGCACCTACCGCCTGGGCGCCCCGTACAAGCTCTTCCCGCGCGGCACGGCCTGCCCGGAGGAACTCCGCTGA
- a CDS encoding helix-turn-helix transcriptional regulator, giving the protein MASNVNPTVRRRRLGQELRRLREAKNMTAEQVAERLLVSQSKISRLENGRRSISQRDVRDLCGVYEVEDERVVDSLMQMAKDSRQQGWWHAFGDIPYSVYIGLETDAESLRVYEPQIIPGLLQTHAYAEAVIAGALPESTPADIDKRVTVRTRRQDRIKDDERPLRLWAVIDEGALRRLVGNRQLMVEQLEHLVEQSHLPHVTVQVLPFHMGAHPGISGHYAILEFPDTSDSSVVYIEGVTSDLYLEKAQDVAKYSVMYEHLRAQALNVEDTREFVTEIAKRYADGK; this is encoded by the coding sequence GTGGCGTCCAACGTCAACCCCACCGTCAGGCGACGCCGATTGGGACAGGAGCTGCGCCGGCTCCGGGAGGCGAAGAACATGACGGCCGAGCAGGTCGCCGAGCGCCTGCTCGTCTCCCAGTCGAAGATCAGCCGCCTCGAGAACGGGCGTCGTTCCATCAGCCAGCGTGACGTCCGCGACCTGTGCGGGGTGTACGAGGTCGAGGACGAGCGGGTGGTCGACTCGCTGATGCAGATGGCCAAGGACTCGCGCCAGCAGGGCTGGTGGCACGCCTTCGGCGACATCCCGTACAGCGTCTACATCGGTCTGGAGACGGACGCGGAGAGCCTGCGGGTGTACGAGCCGCAGATCATCCCGGGCCTGCTGCAGACCCACGCGTACGCCGAGGCCGTGATCGCCGGCGCGCTGCCCGAGTCCACCCCGGCGGACATCGACAAGCGGGTCACCGTGCGCACCCGCCGCCAGGACCGCATCAAGGACGACGAGCGTCCGCTGCGCCTGTGGGCGGTCATCGACGAGGGCGCGCTGCGCCGGCTGGTCGGCAACCGCCAGCTGATGGTGGAGCAGTTGGAGCACCTCGTCGAGCAGTCGCACCTGCCGCACGTGACCGTGCAGGTGCTGCCGTTCCACATGGGCGCGCATCCGGGCATCAGCGGGCATTACGCGATTCTGGAATTCCCGGACACCTCCGACTCGTCCGTCGTCTACATCGAGGGCGTGACGAGCGACCTGTATCTGGAGAAGGCCCAGGATGTCGCGAAGTACAGCGTCATGTACGAGCACTTGCGGGCACAGGCGCTGAATGTGGAGGACACCCGCGAGTTCGTGACGGAGATTGCGAAGCGGTACGCCGACGGAAAATAG
- a CDS encoding sodium:solute symporter family protein, with product MNSLDWVVLIGYFGVMVAIGVWSHKRVDDVSDFFTAGGRMPWWLSGISHHMSGYSAVMFTGYAGIAYTYGVTSYVTWSFPIAIGIAVGAHLFAPRLNRLRSRLHVASPLEYLKNRYNLPTQQALAWSGVLLKIVDVGAKWAAIATLLSVFTGISLNQGILITGIITGIYCTVGGLWADALTELGQFVIQLLAGLAMLVAVLGKLGGIDALWTVWDRPELQGHTAPTAGPYTLTFLLAYLFIKTFEYSGGMWNQAQRYMATPTPREATRSGRLSALLWLVWPAVLFFPMWCAPLLVHPTKPDASDAYALMTEQLLPHGLLGLVVVGFFSHTMAMCSSDANAIAAVFTRDIAPVLSKAARSWTQRAGLLAARLSTVAFLALSMAVATQVNSPTFKDIITVVIKWVAGLMGPIAIPFMLGLLRTFRKSGPTAALVSWAAGLFAFWLTNYGLDGVELQIQIVAPLATSLVLYVLIGYVKPEATPERDALLDRLDGGDGTAAVPAQQSGDRSGQPLG from the coding sequence ATGAACAGTCTCGACTGGGTCGTGCTCATCGGCTATTTCGGCGTCATGGTCGCGATCGGAGTCTGGTCCCACAAGCGCGTGGACGACGTCTCGGACTTCTTCACGGCCGGCGGCCGCATGCCCTGGTGGCTGTCCGGGATCTCGCACCACATGTCCGGCTACAGCGCGGTGATGTTCACCGGCTATGCCGGCATCGCCTACACCTACGGCGTCACCTCCTACGTCACCTGGTCCTTCCCCATCGCCATCGGCATCGCCGTCGGCGCCCACCTCTTCGCGCCCCGGCTCAACCGGCTGCGCTCCCGGCTCCACGTGGCCTCCCCGCTGGAGTACCTGAAGAACCGCTACAACCTGCCCACCCAGCAGGCCCTCGCCTGGTCCGGGGTGCTGCTCAAGATCGTGGACGTGGGCGCCAAGTGGGCCGCCATCGCCACCCTGTTGTCCGTCTTCACCGGGATCTCGCTCAACCAGGGCATCCTCATCACCGGAATCATCACCGGCATCTACTGCACGGTCGGCGGCCTGTGGGCGGACGCGCTCACCGAACTCGGCCAGTTCGTCATCCAGTTGCTGGCCGGACTCGCGATGCTGGTCGCGGTGCTCGGCAAGCTCGGCGGGATCGACGCGCTGTGGACGGTGTGGGACCGGCCCGAGCTCCAGGGACACACCGCGCCGACGGCCGGCCCGTACACGCTGACCTTCCTCCTCGCGTATCTCTTCATCAAGACCTTCGAGTACAGCGGCGGCATGTGGAACCAGGCCCAGCGCTACATGGCCACCCCGACCCCCCGCGAGGCCACCCGCTCCGGCCGGCTGTCCGCGCTCCTTTGGCTGGTCTGGCCGGCCGTGCTCTTCTTCCCCATGTGGTGCGCGCCGCTGCTCGTCCACCCGACGAAGCCGGACGCCTCCGACGCGTACGCCCTGATGACCGAACAGCTCCTCCCGCACGGCCTGCTCGGCCTGGTGGTCGTCGGCTTCTTCTCGCACACCATGGCCATGTGCTCCTCCGACGCCAACGCCATCGCGGCCGTCTTCACCCGGGACATCGCGCCGGTGCTCAGCAAGGCCGCCCGGTCCTGGACCCAGCGGGCCGGGCTGCTCGCCGCGCGTCTGTCGACGGTCGCCTTCCTCGCCCTGTCGATGGCGGTCGCCACCCAGGTCAACTCCCCCACCTTCAAGGACATCATCACCGTCGTGATCAAGTGGGTGGCCGGGCTCATGGGACCGATCGCGATCCCGTTCATGCTGGGCCTGCTGCGCACCTTCCGGAAGTCCGGCCCGACGGCGGCGCTCGTCTCCTGGGCGGCCGGTCTCTTCGCCTTCTGGCTCACCAACTACGGCCTGGACGGTGTCGAGCTGCAGATCCAGATCGTGGCCCCGCTCGCCACCTCGCTGGTCCTCTACGTCCTGATCGGGTACGTGAAGCCCGAGGCGACTCCGGAGCGCGACGCGCTGCTCGACCGGCTGGACGGCGGCGACGGCACGGCGGCCGTACCCGCGCAGCAGTCGGGCGACCGCAGCGGTCAGCCCCTGGGGTAG
- a CDS encoding GPP34 family phosphoprotein: MGRSRRTIPEELLLLALDPATGTTAQPQSLDLGLAGAQLVELALAGRIAPDGDRIAVVMPRPTGDPTLDSALELLRRRGSPVRAVHWIGGPRLGLRQTYLSHLERCGMVHAVEGQMCGVLPTTRYQATDTAISREIRARLDSAIRTGVPPDPRTAALAALAHAVGLGKHLYPGNEGRSSRSRLRDLIRHDPMGGLVAHAVMDVQNGVGAQPRRSATAGGPGGGVPSQPRRGTMARAAM, from the coding sequence ATGGGCAGGAGCCGCAGAACTATTCCGGAGGAGCTTCTGCTGCTCGCTCTGGACCCGGCCACGGGTACCACAGCGCAGCCGCAGTCGCTCGACCTCGGCCTGGCCGGAGCACAGCTAGTGGAGCTGGCTCTGGCAGGACGGATAGCCCCTGACGGGGATCGTATCGCCGTGGTGATGCCACGGCCGACCGGAGATCCGACTCTGGACTCCGCACTGGAACTGCTGCGCCGACGCGGCAGTCCGGTCCGGGCCGTCCATTGGATCGGCGGGCCCCGACTGGGGCTGCGCCAGACGTATCTCTCGCATCTGGAACGCTGCGGCATGGTGCATGCCGTGGAGGGCCAGATGTGCGGGGTGTTGCCGACGACTCGCTACCAGGCGACGGACACGGCCATCAGCCGGGAGATCAGGGCCCGGCTGGACAGTGCGATCCGCACCGGCGTACCGCCGGACCCGCGGACCGCGGCGCTCGCCGCCCTGGCCCACGCGGTCGGTCTCGGCAAGCACCTGTACCCCGGCAACGAAGGCAGGTCGTCGCGGTCCCGGCTGCGCGACCTGATCCGGCACGACCCGATGGGCGGTCTCGTGGCGCACGCCGTCATGGACGTCCAGAACGGTGTGGGCGCCCAGCCCCGCCGGAGCGCCACGGCGGGCGGCCCGGGCGGCGGAGTGCCGTCCCAGCCGCGCCGCGGCACCATGGCGCGCGCCGCCATGTGA